TTATAGAACGGGTAAATACATGTTATTTGGTTTACCGGGGAAAATTTCATTATCATAGTCCGGACGTGGTTTCTGATAGCCATAACCATTCCCACTCACGCCATTGCTCACTTCATGCTTTTCATAGTTATAACCACCGGTTACATTGTCTTTATCCCCATTGTATACGGATTCGGTGTTTACTTCCGCTTCCGGCTTATCTGTTCGGTCAACATCACCGTCAGTGCTTCCGTTATCTTCAATGCGCTCAGTGGTAAAGGTGACAGGTTCGGCAACTTTTTCGGTGGTCGTGACAATCGCTGGCTTTTCTTCGATAACAGTGCCGATTGTGGAGCTCAAAACCGTCTCTGGGGTGGACTCGACGTCGGTGAAATATTTTTCggttgttggtgttattgtCGATTTAACAGTGTTGATAGTGTTCGCCGTAGTGTTCACAAGAGACTCTGTGCTGGTGGCGAAATTACTTGTAACTCTTTCTGTTGTTTCAGTGAACACGGGTTGTTCTGCAACTAATGTGGGCCTAACGCTGGTAACACTCGCCGTAGTATCAACAATCGATTTCGAAGTGGAGCTGCTGTATGACGGACTACTTTCTGTCGTTGAAATGCTTGAAACTTCTGCATTTGGTTTTGTTGTAGAGCTACTCAAACCTTCTGTTGTTGAACTAACGAACGAGTTTTCTgtagttgttgtggttgttgagTCTCGGCTATTATCAATGGTGTTGCCAGTTGAGGATTTTGGAGTATTTGTTGTAGACTGTGGCGCAAAACCTATATTTGTCTCTTCGGTGGTTGTT
The DNA window shown above is from Bactrocera tryoni isolate S06 chromosome 4, CSIRO_BtryS06_freeze2, whole genome shotgun sequence and carries:
- the LOC120774612 gene encoding cell wall protein DAN4-like gives rise to the protein MSKLAMLLLLFGTTAVLWQQAEAKPFLFLPPNFFVLTTRAPSTDSTSSSSSTAYSSSSTSSAFGGIFQLPMNIISHKLNFINSLLSSFSGGAGAGGNIGGGGNIGNLAGSGKFGGSFGLGFKFNTGRTTARPRTTTEETNIGFAPQSTTNTPKSSTGNTIDNSRDSTTTTTTENSFVSSTTEGLSSSTTKPNAEVSSISTTESSPSYSSSTSKSIVDTTASVTSVRPTLVAEQPVFTETTERVTSNFATSTESLVNTTANTINTVKSTITPTTEKYFTDVESTPETVLSSTIGTVIEEKPAIVTTTEKVAEPVTFTTERIEDNGSTDGDVDRTDKPEAEVNTESVYNGDKDNVTGGYNYEKHEVSNGVSGNGYGYQKPRPDYDNEIFPGKPNNMYLPVL